AAGCTTCACAATTATCACCAAGAATCTGCTTGAAAGGTTTGTTTTCTTTATCTTGTGTGGATCACCTTACTAATAAGGGTGTGCTGTTTCTGTTCAACTAGCCACCAGGAATATGTATCATTTTGTTTTTCATTTGTTTTAGAAATAATTCTTTGaatgattagaatcatagaatggtcggaGGCCAGTcgaccatcgagtctgcgctggctctttcgaagagcaatccagttattcccgctcccccactctttccccatataccTGCAATGTTTTCTACTGCAAGTATTGATGATGATTGATCCAGTTGGTAACTTTTGGGACGCAGTATCCAATATAGCAGAACTGGGTGTCTCTAGGGTCTGAAGATCCTCATACCTGTGCCTCTACACTTAATTGTATGTGTGTAGTCTCCCTGATGCTAATGTCCAATTAGTACTCATTTTTTTTATGTCTACAGATTGCCCAGTACGATGGCAAATAACCTGTCTGTTCCCATGGCATTTGCCTGTTTGCTGCACCTAGCCAATGAAAAGGTACGTATAATACAGCATTGTTTCACCAGATATTTCATGAGTGACTGAACATCATGTATCTAAAAGTTGAGTAGCATAAAGTTTAGTCCTCGCAATCTGCAGGTGACATGCTAGAGAACCAGGGCTCCTGTGAGGCTGAGCACTGGATTACAGTTAGGTTTAGTGAGGACTGTAGTGGTTGATCGGGCACTGGACCAGGTCGAGATCTGGTGGCTGTTGCATGTTTAAAACAGCGTTTTATTATTTTACAGAATCTTGAAATCATAGGAAAGGAAGATTTGTCTGATGTTGTTATCAAACAAGGAATCTGAAGACATTCTGCCGTGTACATAGCTGTAAACGATTGGTTGAAGGGACTGTACATAGTTGTAAATCTTTCCTCGTGACCGTAAGTCTTGTGCTGTGGCTGTACACCTCATGGATGCCTTTCGAAGGCATAGTCTCTTCTTCACTTTTGTGTAAAGAATATATTTGGAAAACCTGTCTAGAACTTCAGCCTTGAAATTATGCTTGAGATTTATTTTAAATGATTCACACCACTGCTAATATAGCAGAGAGGcaattatataaatacattaaGTATTTGTACCTATTATCTATTCTACTGTCATTTATGACTTTTTAAAACTTTTATTTTAGCTAATGTATTTTGTTTTATAAATTGAATAAAGAAATGTAATGCGTGCTGTACCTTATCTAATAAAGTTAAGGATTTAAAAagaaatataatatgctttaagatgataattgagaaggacaaaagtatgacgaaaaccagggtaatagattggagaaaagctgattttgaagggctgagaatagaacttgggaaaataaaatggacaacaatattggcaataataatgtagaacagcaataggaaacatttaaaacggtgtttagcagagtgcaggaacaatatattccgctaaaaggaaagaacaagctaaacactaatgagactccatggatgaataaagccttaAGGGAACAATTGAAGGTAAGGAAAgaagcatacattaagtacatagacagcaggggagtacatgataagggagaatacgaaaagattaggagagaagtttataaaaaaaataattaggaaggcaaagaggaactatgaaattaaattatcaaggaacataaaacagaaAAATATTTTACAAGCACATCAATTTAAAAAAAGGAAGATTGGGATAGGAATtgtgccattaagggatagaccggATCATATCACAGGTAataaacgatagagagatggcagaaatattaaatattttgcttcagtatttaccatagAGTTGGAACAGGTGGATatggcattggatgatgagataagtacatttaaaataaaaagaggggatatattaaataaactaatcaaactcggaTAATAAACCCCCTGATTTGAATGGATAGCACCCACACATTTTAAATGACCCTAGGGGTGTACCAGAGgattggcggatagctaacgtaatacctatatttaagaagggggatagaacgtgtccagggaattatagaccaatcagcttaacatcggtggttggaaaaataatggaatccctactaaaggagaaaattgaacatctagaaaccaaaaatataaaaacaaatagtcagcatggatttcaaaagggaatgtctTCCTTGACCAACCTAATTGAATCTTTTGAATAGGTAACAtaaagagtagacaatggtaatttaactagattttcaaaaggccttcaataaggtaccctataatagactgatgaacaaggtcagagaacaaATAAcacaatggatagctagctggcttcaagacataagcagagagtaggaataaaaggtagctattcatggtggcagaaggtgggtaatggtgttccacaaggctcaggcctggggccactgttgttcacaatttatattaacgatttagattttggaatcaaaaacacaatttctaaatttgcggatgacaccaaattgggggcgatagtaaatactgaggattgcaacaaattacaggacgttaataaatttgcagaatgaagttcacataaatgtgaggtattacattttggtaggaagaatagggaggtcacttattacttgaatGGTGAGAGTCTAGATGGGAACTAAGGGATCTCTGAGTAAAGAAACATAAATCGCTTAAAGTtgagacacaggttagcaaggccataaaaaaaaagcaaaccaagcactagggtttatttctagaggtatagaattgaaaagtagggaagctatgctaaacctgtatcgaaccttggttagaccacacagttctggttgccatattataaaaaggatatagaggcgctggatacggtgcagagaggatttacaaggatgataccagaaatgcgagggtatacatatcaggaaaggatgaacaggctgggtctcttttctcttgacaaaAGGCTGGGGGGTGgcctattagaggtctttaaaattatgaaagattttgattgtggatacagagagaatatttccacttgtgcgaaagtgcataactagaggccatcaatattagtcaccaagaaatccaatcgagaattcagaagaaaattctttacccaaacagtggtgagaatgtgtaacttgttaccacaaggagtggttgaagtgaatagtattgatgcacttaaggggaggctagacacgcatatgagggagaagggaatagaggattatgctgatggatttagatgaggaaagacaggaggaggctcgagtggagcataaacggcatggactggttgggccgaatggcctgtttgtgtcgtATATTCAGTGTAATTTCATTTAAAATCAATGGGTCAAAATGTCACTGCCCTCTATGgtgaacacaaaagatcccattgcactttaCCAAGAATAACAGAGTTCTCTCTGGTGTTCTAACCAATATTTAGCCTTCAACCAACGCCACCAAAAACACGATCTAACCAttttctcatttgctgtttgtgtgaccttgtgtgcaaattggctgtcgcatttgccactacaacagtgactacacttcaaaaaaaagacTTTATTGGCTGAGAAGCACTTTGTggaacttcctgaggttgtgaaaggcgctatataaatgtgagtttgtTCATTCACGTGTACTCTTGCAGGTGGCCATTTCCATAGGGATTGCACACAATCTTTCCAATCTGTACTTCAGAGACAAGTTCCATTTAATGACACTTTCAGTTAATGGTATAAAACTCATTCAACCAGAAAATTCATAGCAGTTTAGTTCTAACAGTTCAGATTTCAAAGGACTTTTTCTTTAAATAAGGGGCACAACGAATAGAAACCCAAATCATAAAAAATAAAGATAACTTATCAAATTAGATAATGTTGCTGCTCGTGTCCAGTATGCCCTCCAGTCTGTGCGGTGCCCACCGGGCGCAAAAGGCCTCCAGCATACCGATGGACAGTGTGCTCTTTCTCCAGGGTCACCCGGGTGTAAACAAGTGCAACGGAACAGAGGCACGCTGACTGACCACTCCCCTGGGTCGTGTGCAACCTGAACCTGTGGATGGCCACCATGGGGCTAGGAGATTTTCAAATGGAAGGATTAAAAGAGCCCTCCAATTACGACTTTGAAAGGTTTATTTCTAAAGTAAAGATGCTTATAAACACAGTACAGGCATATAATTTGCAGAAATGAATTCCTTGTACTGACAAATGCCTCTCATTCTTGGCTTGTCAGTCAACATTCAGTACAACAGTCATCAGCTGTAGAGATGCAGGCTTCCGACAACCTTCCCGCAGTAGAATTCATCTGAAGTTTACTTCCGTCCCTGATGCATTAATttagcagacaggatgcaaaggatTTGGCACTGATTctctacttgtttttttttccatgtAGATTTTTTTTGCTGACTGCTTACACTGTCAGTCAGAGAAAGTATTTTCCCAATAATGAGAAGATTCTGAGCACTGAGTTCCTTCGAATGACGTGGAACGTATTGGTTTCACTTTCTCCTCGAGTCAGAGATACACTGCTGTGAGGCTATCTGAAAAATCCGCTGGCCTGAACTGGTTATGATACTGTAGTATTGAAAACTAACTCAACAGCCCTCAGTTGATACCGGCACGGTCTAATTGTGTTTTCTTTCTAAGTGATTAATGAGTGTTCTTTGACCCATCCAGTATATCTTGGCTTCATGAGTTGAATCTAACTATCCTTACAGACGTGCCTTCACTTCTCCTTTTTCTGCCCACCCTCCCAACTTTCAACGTTTAAAGTGCCTACAGGGACTGGATGAAAAGAGAATGGTTTGGGAATAACAGCTAGGCTGTATGAAGCCAGACCTTTCCCATTTCTGTATCCTCCCCAGTGTCAAGTCACTGAATTGGCAGAGTGAGAATAACCAAGAATTGGTAAGGAGGCAATAATAAACTTCTGGAAAGAACTGGAGGTTGACAGATCGTTCCCCAGTGACTGGCTGTGGACAATTGTACAAAAAGAAAACTTATTTGTGATGAGCACACTCATTTTCTATTGATGAGGAATGTATTTGGTATATCAACTAGCGAGGCATGTCACTGGAGTGACCTCATGTGCAGCTCCTGCAATTCTGTCAATGCAGGATATCCCCCGTGTGCATGTTGTCTCCCAAAATCTAAGGCTCATTTGTCTTATGGGAGTGAGGGGATTGTACTTTAGTGGTTGCACTGCCTGTCACTAACCGAATAGCACAGATTATCTTCCACATCAAGCTTCACAGAGCTAAGGATACGCAACTTCACTAAGACTGGACTTGCCTACAATGGAAAATAAATATAGTGGCACGAACATTGGTTTGAAGTAATTCCAATGTAAAATGTTCATCGTGTGGACTCTTAACTGGTAAAACACACTAAGAAGCCCCGTGTTAAAATTTATATCCCACTCATGCCACTGACCATTAAAATGGTGGTGAGTCATTAATACTGATTGTATCCAACAGGTCCGTTATGTATCTACACATCACATTCAGTAAACCATTGAACTGTGGTTCACATTGAAGAGTTGTCAGAATCTTTAATTGTCTGACAGTGAACAGTGTTGATATTCTTTTACACCAACTGCTGTTTGTAAACCTGAGCATGTGAAACAGGGTTGCTAAGAGCTGTGTGTGAATaggaaggtctggaattccctagcTCCAcctttcctttaagacgctccttaaaacctatctcggtgaccaagcttttgctcacctgttctCTATCtcctgcggctcagtgtcaaactttgcttggtgtaatgctcttgtgaagcaccctgggacattttactacattaaaggtactatataaattcaagttgttgtattATCTTCTAAAAGCCAAACACGGTATAACCTTCAATTTGATAAAGTGCTTTCTTCCCCTATCCCAGACAGTCGGGGAAAGGTAATAGAGACTTCCAGCAAAGCCAGTAGTGAAACTTTAAATGTTGTTAATTAACCCCAACTGTTCAGCTCCACAgcttgagacacacacacacacacacacaaaaatgagACAAATCCATATTGCCAACAGCAGTCTCTACGACTTGCTGAGAGGTTCCCTCGAGCTCAGTGCTGGCACTTTTCTGATTGAATCACTGGAAAATATTCCCTGGAAAGTATTCCCTGGAGTCCATCAGGAAAGCGAGCAGGAGAAATAGCCACTGTACATCAgcgagtgagtgaacagtgagtaggAAGGTGTCAGTGAGCTGAAGCTCGGCGAGAAAGGTTCAGAGACAGTATCCTTTTGACTGTGGCATGTATCGTACGCGATACACAATCATTGAAAGAAAATGTCCACATATTGTCCCGTTCAAAAGAATTTGAACTTTTTAAAAGTCTTTACAAATTCCACTTAAATGATACAAAGTGAAATGTAGGAAATAATGGAACAGATAGGCACTGCATGATTCTAGTTTATTTGAAGCACTGTAAAagagaaaagtttaaaaaaaaagttttataaaaatgtttaattttttttacaAATGTTCAAATTCAGCCGTTCCAGGTTAAAAAGATACTGCCTCTTTATAAAGTATTGTGAACAGAAATCTTTTGCTTACATGGTAGAGAAGAGAACTCCAACCCCTCCTCAAGAAGGGCTCTCATCATCCCTCAGGGAGGAGCAAGTGAGCACAGCAACCAACAAACATAGCTTTGGGATGTCCGCAGCATctggcccccaaccccccccccccacaaaaatgtGTCAGCAACCGTTGAGTGGAGCTGCAAAGGATGACGAGGGGTTGGAGGTAGCTGCTCTAGATGAAGGAGTCCACCGAACAGAAGGGACAAGTTCAAAGAGTCAAGTGAAGTGAGATTTAAGGTGAGAAAATGGTGATGTGTCCGGATCCTCAGGGTGTGTATGCAGGGGGAGGCTGAAACTGGTTGACAATCTCGTATTCTACCGGGTATGGCTCATTCTCTTCCATCTCCGACAGCAGTTCCAGCGCTTGTTCCTCTTCCTCTGTTGGGTAGTGCCGCAGAAGGTTAGCGGCCGTTGCCAAGATGGACGCTCCGCCGGCTCCCGCCACCAAGTAAAAGCTGACGGCAAAGGTCACGTAGACACGGGAACCGTGGTATTTCTTGTGCTGCTGCTGAAGCGCGAGGATCAGCTCTGATGCCCAGTAACAGAACCCAATCACTGTGGCACACTGGAGAACTGCAACAATAAAGAAAGCCAGTGAGCAGAGCGCGAAGGACATGTGCCAGGACACATCTCTGAGAACTctcaataagaacatgagaaatgagAGCAGGCGTCGGCCATACCGCCccgcgagcctgctgcaccattcaatatcatggctgatccgatactggcctcaactccacttccctgcctgctccccataaccctcgattcccttatcattcaaaaatctgtctatttccaccttaaatatattcaatgacccagcctccacagctctagggtagagaattccaaagattcacgaccctcagagaagaaattcctcctcatttccgttttaaatgagcgaccccttattctgaaactatgtcccctagttctaaattcccccatgaggggaaacatcctctctgcatctaccctgtagagaactccaaagagttacaaccctctgattgagctgtgagtatattcaagactgagatagatagatttttggactatcaAAGGATATGGGGGTAGGACGGGAGTtaaagtagatcagccatgatcttattgaatgccagagcaggTTGTATGGTCTACTCTTGCTCACAGTTCTTATGAAGAACAGGTCAAATAGTGCTTTGACCACTCTACAAAAATGGTGGCAACACCATTGCTATCTCAAACTTAGCCAATTTTACAATTGATGTAAAAGACACAGGGAACGCCCTCAACATTCATGCAAGAGCAGCCAAAGACATGTCTTGCTCTCTGGTAATGTAGGTGCCTCTGCTCTTGCACCTCCTCCCACCAGCATAGCTGAAGTAGGAAATAAGTGAGTGGGAAATCTGTGACTTTGTATTAGTTCTTAATGCTGCATCATCCTGTTAAATTATGAAAAACTTCCTGAGATGAGATCATAGCGAATATACTGCTAATCATTTCACAAGTCACTTTTGAAGTGGTTCTGTAAGGATTGAAAATAATGCCACACCCAGCTTCCAAACAGATTTGAGCACACTTAGTTTCACTTTTGACATACCTGTGAGAATATGTGCAAATGCATATCTACGGGTAATCTTCAACGCTGGATGTTTCGGTCCAAACACGTCAAGCAGGAAGGCAGACAAACTGCAAAGAATCCCCAGGAAGCAGAAGGCACCAATGACTCGCAGTAGGAGCACAGTCTGAGGGTTCATACAATAATCTGCAGAGAGTGAGGATGGGGTAAATATCTGACTTCTGCACACATCAGACAACAGTCAGATAAAAATACAAACACTGAAACCTTCCATGGAAGCATCAACACTAAAAACATTTTACAAACATTAAATTAATTGTCTACATCACCTCTGGCGCTTTTACATATCTATCACTTTCAAAATTTGCACCCAGGGTTATTAGGAATCGGGGAATTATTTACTTCAATTGACATTAGTTCCGCACTGAGCTCCCTCGACCGCACCACATTTTTTTTTACAATGTATAGTTTTTGAccagagaaggctaagaagagatttgatTGATAAagtatttagatagagtaaataaggagaaactgttttcaatggctgaagggttgaaaacgagagggcacagatataggtaattggcaaaagaaatacaggcgaaatgaggaaaaataAATTATGGTTAGGATTAGGCCTGAGAGAGGGCAGTGGAtacacattcaaaagggaattggataaatacatggagAAGAAATTGCAGGGGTATGCGGAAAGACTGGACTGCTCTTCGATAGaggcagcgcagactcgatgggccaaatggccttctgtactgcactattctatgatttttctcccaatCGCTCCTAAAAGTGGGAATTCACATGGCAACAGCTCCACAGGTGCCAGGGTCCCATGTGACCACTTCTTACGTAGGAACCTGGACCGCAGGTGTGGGTAGGGTATTTGACATGGAGAGAGAGCATTATAAACCAACAGGatgcaaagatctaggctgacagtgcagtgctgagggaggtgctgtcttttggatgagatgttaaaccgaggcccaacgtaaaagatcccatggcactatttagaagagcagtAGAATTACCCAGGGACACAGTAGcatatggttatgttactggactaacaaTCAAGAGGCCTGGATACTTGAAATCCTACCATGgctactggggaatttaaattcagttaataaaatatAGAATAAAATgcaagtatcagtaatgatgaccatgaaactactggattgttgtaaaaacccatctggttcacgcatatcctttagggaaggaaatctgctgtcctccagacccacagcaatgtggttgactctgaattgCCCTCTACAGCTTAAGGCAATGACTCACcaacgccttctcaagggcaattagggatgggcaataaatggcagccttgccATCGACGGCCACATTCCttcaatgaattttttttaaatccccggtgtcccagccaatatttatccctcaatcaacatcactaaaacaaattatctggtcattatagctgtttgtggtatcttgctgtgtgcaaattggctgtcgcgtttcctacatgcaacagtgactacgcttcaaaaaaaaaagtatttaattggctgtaaagcactttgaaaggcttgcatttatatcttGCCTTTTACGAccatcagacatcccaaagcggcagctcccacaaacagcgatgtgataacgaccagCTAATCTTCTTTAGTGATGTGGATCGAGGGGTGAACTCCccttgctctccttcgaaatagtgccacgagatcttttacatccagctgagagagcagactgggcctcggtttaacgtctcaacccgaaagatggcacccacaacagtgcggcactccctcggtactgcactgggagtgtcagcctagatttttgtgccaatGTCTCTGGcggggcacttgaacccacaaagcttctgactcaagaggcgagagtgctgcccactgagccactggcttggCACGAGACGTCCTGAGgacgtgataggcgctatataaatgcaagtctttcttattttccCAACCCCCACAAAGACATGTTTTGGTCTGAGTCACGGTTCAGAGATCAGAAGGAGGAATTCCTCCACTCACTCCATTACCTTTGAGCAGGGCCGAGTCCAAGTGGCCCAGCACATCCGCGACCCCGAGCTCCTGTCGCGGACACACGCCCCCGTGTGCGCGCAGCCAGGCCGGCTCGGCCAGCGCCGTGCACAGCGCGGTCACCGAGAGCGCGCCCGGCACCGCCGACGCCAGGCTCCGCTCGGTGTGTTTGGGCAGCGCGCCGCCTCCGCCGCCCGACCTCCTGCGCGATGCTGACAGACCGGATCCTGCGGGTCCGTACATCTCTTGCTCCCCGTTTTTCCCACGCGCACGGCCGACTAATCGCCGCCCAAAAACCGCGATTTAAaccgacgagagagagagagacggcaaaAATAACTCAGTCGCGCGCAGCTTCCTGTTTCCAAACGAACGGACAACACTGACACCGGATATGGCGTCCGTGTTTTTTTTGGTTGGGGGGGGTCAGCGGGCTTCCGATTTGTGATTGGTCGACCGGCGTATGATGGACGGCGGTTCGCACCAATGGGTGTTGGCTCCGGGTTTGTCCTCCAAGCAATCAGAGGTGGAGGTGGGGTTTTTAAAAGAGCGTGACTGACGGTGGCGTCCAACAATCGGCGTCGGCTCCGGGCAGTTCCGTCAACCAATCCGCGATGGAGGCGGGGTTTCCAAAAAAAAATAAGTGATTGACGGTGCCAATCAATAGGCGTCAGCTCCGGAGTTGATCCTCCAATCAATCAGCGGCAGGGGCGGGAGTTTCAAAAATTCGCGTGATTGACGGCGGCGCCCGCCAATGGGCGTCGGCTCCGGGgtaggtcctccaaccaatcggcggCGTAGAGGGGTGGGATTTACGAGCTGCGCGCCGGGATGAAGCGGCGGTTGGACCTCGAATGGCGCTTCGCGGCGCACCCGGATTCCCGGGCCTGGTTTGTGGCCTGGAGTCCTGCCGGGAACCTGTTGGCTTCCTGCGGGGGCGACCGGGCCGTGCGTATTTGGGCCAGAGAAGGTGCGAGCGATTGCggtgtggtggtggtggttgtTGTTGTGGTAGGGGGTAGTACCAGGGGCCTGGAGCCGCTTTACTTACTgtaccgtctctccctctctctctgctccaggggcCTCCTGGCTGTGCAAGTGCCTGCTGGAAGATGGCCACCAGCGCACCGTGCGGAAGGTCGCTTGGTCCCCCTGCGGCAACTACCTAGCTTCTGTCAGCTTCGACGCCACCACCTGTATCTGGAGGAggaagaaggaagaggaggaggaggctggattTGAGGTAGCGCACCCCTAAACCGGGGTCCTGGCAGCGGCTGTGGAGGGTtggagaaagtcttgcatttctagtgCCCTTcatcacctcaggacgtcccaaggcgCCTTACAGCCTtttttttttggaagtgtagtcactgttgtaatgtaggaaaggccaaattgcacacagcaagctcccattaacagcaatgtgatcatgaccagataatctgtttttgttatgttgagtgtgGGGTGAATAGTAGAGAACTCCCccagctcctctttgaaatagtgccatgacatctttttacgtccacctgagagcgcagacagggcccTCAGTTTAACCTCTTGTCCGAAAGACGGGAGTGCCAGATTAGATTCTTGcgtccaagtctctggagtgggacttgaacccacaagcttctgactccgaggcgagggtacttcccactgagccatggctgacaggacCTGAGCTTATCACCTAGGCTGACAGCTGAGTGCTACATTTGCTGGAGGAGTCCCCTTCAGTTGATGCATTCAAACAGTCTGTCTGACCCCTGGATGTAAAgggtaggtgggtgggtgggtagcaGGAAGGGGCTTCCTTATTGGGGCTGATATATCATGTTAGCCAGCCCACGAAGGGTCCAGGTCTTAAACGATTCCAGTGGTGAATTTTAAGGAGGAGCAGACCCCTTCACTAATATTTCAGTAATGCTGCATGGTTGATATTttcgtgatgtgttgaatgagaggagaatgaaaggtgatcttatcgaaatgaataAGATTATGACAAGGCggatagagaggatgtttccactgatgggggagacttgaactagagggcatgatcttagaataaggggccacccatttaaaactgaggtgaggagaaatttcttttgacggt
This Pristiophorus japonicus isolate sPriJap1 chromosome 22, sPriJap1.hap1, whole genome shotgun sequence DNA region includes the following protein-coding sequences:
- the tmem127 gene encoding transmembrane protein 127: MYGPAGSGLSASRRRSGGGGGALPKHTERSLASAVPGALSVTALCTALAEPAWLRAHGGVCPRQELGVADVLGHLDSALLKDYCMNPQTVLLLRVIGAFCFLGILCSLSAFLLDVFGPKHPALKITRRYAFAHILTVLQCATVIGFCYWASELILALQQQHKKYHGSRVYVTFAVSFYLVAGAGGASILATAANLLRHYPTEEEEQALELLSEMEENEPYPVEYEIVNQFQPPPAYTP